One genomic segment of Coffea arabica cultivar ET-39 chromosome 6e, Coffea Arabica ET-39 HiFi, whole genome shotgun sequence includes these proteins:
- the LOC140009513 gene encoding uncharacterized protein has product MDGYFICGPPRNWRTELLKFCPRPRYDRVIGQWCEECKALPTPSRLIQPPSYGSASVIDGMLTPEEEEPLFGADRLECPRLKRRRPTDCPSCHGICRQRTDCQPCCQIKDCKFCPWESFLLDPSLQTISVESAKFPFLMVIKPGKKACFLKNLVLPVQVELKHREITPFCGNYRSIYHEIKRAPHCCSFFRCLYSRKSWTLLYERHPVCCRKLSVLLLLNPLINQRIDLPVIGPVMVIQAAFSVSDVNNVNASPDCVFAIVNEANCDYSHSGKSDIFLAMWCPGWKTWEFCKAQYPHLSLDTYIGMVFCGKRVRCFTVDGWTYVFDLNGDEASWGLLRHVHDPDEHVNKGFHVVVDDSDDSGRLMLTRAGGPRSYYFAIGKASNEILKIVTWLDEAGKTVYHFYRLDRLELEWIRLGDGEWMDRSWFLTGEFVFSTAVIGGAKMFRKSDVPTERNRVKFICHDLLRNSSHSLVGDFICGSSWVCLGY; this is encoded by the exons ATGGACGG ATATTTTATCTGCGGGCCACCTCGGAATTGGAGGACGGAGCTGCTCAAATTCTGTCCCCGTCCCCGTTATGACCGTGTCATTGGCCAATGGTGTGAAGAGTGCAAAGCTCTACCCACCCCGAGTCGCTTAATTCAACCTCCTTCATATGGCA GTGCATCGGTGATTGATGGCATGTTAACGCCTGAGGAAGAGGAACCTCTGTTTGGAGCTGATCGTTTAGAGTGTCCACGGCTTAAGCGTCGTCGACCAACAGACTGTCCATCCTGTCATGGAATCTGTCGTCAAAGAACAGACTGCCAGCCCTGTTGTCAGATAAAAGACTGCAAATTCTGCCCATGGGAATCATTTCTTTTAGATCCTTCGTTGCAGACCATTTCTGTAGAATCTGCTAAATTTCCCTTCCTGATGGTTATCAAACCTGGAAAGAAAGCATGCTTTTTGAAAAACTTGGTCTTACCTGTACAGGTGGAGTTGAAGCACCGGGAGATTACGCCCTTTTGTGGTAACTATAGGAGCATTTATCACGAGATAAAGAGGGCCCCCCATTGTTGTTCCTTTTTCCGCTGCTTGTATTCTAGAAAATCCTGGACGTTGCTTTACGAGAGACATCCTGTGTGCTGCCGTAAATTATCTGTCTTGCTATTGTTGAACCCTCTTATAAACCAAAGGATCGATCTTCCTGTCATTGGCCCAGTCATGGTCATTCAAGCCGCATTTTCTGTATCTGATGTAAATAATGTGAATGCTTCTCCTGATTGTGTCTTTGCTATTGTGAATGAAGCTAATTGTGATTATTCTCATAGTGGCAAGTCTGACATATTTTTGGCTATGTGGTGTCCTGGGTGGAAGACATGGGAATTCTGTAAGGCTCAGTATCCTCATCTGTCTCTTGACACCTATATTGGGATGGTGTTTTGCGGCAAACGAGTTCGTTGCTTCACTGTAGATGGGTGGACgtatgtttttgacttgaatgGCGATGAAGCCTCCTGGGGGCTTTTGAGACATGTCCACGACCCCGATGAACACGTAAACAAAGGTTTTCATGTTGTAGTTGATGACAGTGATGACAGTGGGCGTTTAATGCTTACTAGAGCAGGTGGACCTAGATCATACTACTTCGCTATTGGTAAAGCCAGTAACGAGATACTGAAAATTGTAACTTGGCTAGATGAGGCAGGCAAGACAGTTTATCATTTTTACAGGTTGGATCGGCTGGAGTTGGAATGGATTAGGCTGGGCGATGGTGAGTGGATGGATAGAAGTTGGTTCTTGACTGGTGAGTTCGTCTTTTCTACAGCTGTAATTGGAGGAGCTAAGATGTTCAGAAAATCAGATGTTCCGACTGAAAGAAATAGGGTGAAGTTTATCTGTCATGATTTGCTTAGAAATTCTAGCCATAGTCTTGTTGGAGATTTCATCTGCGGAAGTTCTTGGGTTTGCCTGGGGTATTGA
- the LOC140009515 gene encoding uncharacterized protein — protein sequence MSDKQKGLVQACIHVFPNAAHRFCVKHLHSNFSTAGFKGEALRRALWAAAKATTPAEFVRKMEEMAAIDLDAAKWFDDKPPSQWSRAYFSTHSKCDMLLNNICECFNGKILDAREKPIIEMMELLRLYMMQRMQQNRDMARQKWKEYMYCPRIIERVQKRMDKATQCFPFKSNDDLYEVSCPYGDHYAVNIKEQTCSCRRWELTGIPCPHAIAALWLAQKDPMLYVSSWYTVETYLKSYEGAICPMNGEGNWEKTDVDGPKPPLYGKIAGRPKKQRRRTADEEQQAKEKKAKKMSRVGQVIRCKYCL from the coding sequence ATGAGTGACAAGCAAAAGGGACTAGTTCAGGCTTGTATTCATGTTTTTCCAAATGCAGCTCATAGGTTTTGTGTAAAGCACTTACACAGCAACTTTTCTACTGCTGGGTTCAAAGGGGAAGCTTTAAGGAGAGCATTGTGGGCTGCTGCAAAGGCAACTACACCAGCAGAATTTGTtaggaaaatggaagaaatggcAGCAATTGACTTGGATGCTGCCAAGTGGTTTGATGATAAACCACCATCTCAATGGAGTAGAGCTTACTTTAGCACCCATTCAAAATGTGATATGCTATTGAATAATATTTGTGAATGTTTCAATGGCAAGATTTTGGATGCTAGAGAGAAGCCAATCATTGAAATGATGGAATTATTAAGGTTGTATATGATGCAACGAATGCAGCAGAATAGAGACATGGCAAGACAAAAATGGAAAGAGTATATGTATTGTCCTAGAATCATTGAGAGAGTACAAAAGAGAATGGATAAGGCAACACAATGTTTTCCTTTCAAGTCAAACGATGATTTGTATGAAGTTTCCTGTCCATATGGTGATCATTATGCTGTGAACATTAAAGAGCAAACTTGTTCATGTAGGAGATGGGAGCTGACAGGAATTCCTTGTCCCCATGCAATTGCTGCACTTTGGTTAGCTCAAAAGGATCCCATGTTATATGTATCCAGCTGGTATACAGTTGAAACATACCTAAAGAGCTATGAAGGAGCTATTTGTCCAATGAATGGGGAAGGAAATTGGGAGAAGACTGATGTTGATGGTCCAAAACCCCCTTTATATGGTAAAATAGCTGGAAGaccaaaaaaacaaaggagAAGGACTGCTGATGAGGAACaacaagcaaaggaaaaaaaggccAAGAAAATGAGTAGAGTGGGGCAGGTAATAAGGTGCAAATACTGTCTGTAA
- the LOC140009514 gene encoding uncharacterized protein, with the protein MSVRKKELNDCAPPNYEKGSSLITLKCHCGGLIFYTPQPHYKGGDVCVLDYVESIGLSIFEMDRLTEDAGVFGHKVYYGWENNSFKRIDNSRELHGYIVKTAGSIREVILYLEISFHEILVQQLGNDAYKVDKNEEGPASGKDGKHDHEERGNDNSDSDSANESFFSAVDSDYNQSEEDDADFNDNIDTNAEWFGVSHYKELKTNLAKQGQVEANLVQSEDNDVAPDSESDFESLHGSDDENGSNRCVVFNPKDMDNPKLKLKMFFSTIKECKLAITNYSVRQGRPCKFVKQDLVRLRAICRSEGCNWHIYARKFDREGSVQIRTFEDTHKCGFTYQNPLVNSGWVGRKYCEEFRSNPKVDVEHFRKTVMKENKCSFTKKQTYRARQKALDIIHGSESDQYSKLGPYMHEIQKSNPGSSIILKTVDGTSKGQQRFQRLYMCFHGVKQGFLVGCRTLIGVDGTFLKGIAGGVLLIAVGLDGNNGIFPIAYAIVEGENKESWT; encoded by the exons ATGTCGGTGCGAAAGAAGGAGTTGAACGATTGTGCCCCACCAAATTATG AAAAAGGTAGCTCACTGATTACACTAAAATGTCATTGTGGAGGGTTGATATTTTACACTCCCCAACCGCATTATAAGGGTGGAGATGTATGTGTCCTGGATTATGTTGAGAGTATAGGCTTGAGTATTTTTGAAATGGATAGATTGACTGAGGATGCTGGTGTGTTTGGTCACAAAGTGTACTATGGTTGGGAGAATAATAGCTTTAAAAGGATAGACAATAGTAGAGAATTGCATGGATATATTGTAAAGACTGCTGGTTCAATTAGGGAAGTTATCTTGTACCTTGAAATCTCATTTCATGAAATTTTGGTTCAACAACTTGGCAATGATGCTTATAAGGTTGATAAGAATGAAGAAGGTCCTGCTAGTGGTAAAGATGGTAAACATGATCATGAAGAGAGAGGAAATGATAACAGTGATTCTGATTCAGCCAATGAGTCTTTTTTCTCAGCAGTAGATTCTGATTATAATCAAAGTGAAGAAGATGATGCTGATTTCAACGATAACATAGATACAAATGCTGAATGGTTTGGTGTCTCACACTATAAGGAATTGAAAACTAATTTGGCAAAACAAGGACAGGTTGAAGCTAATTTGGTTCAGTCTGAGGATAATGATGTAGCCCCTGACTCtgaatcagattttgagagtttgcATGGGTCTGATGATGAAAATGGTAGTAATAGGTGTGTTGTGTTCAATCCCAAGGACATGGATAAtccaaaattgaaattaaagATGTTTTTTAGTACCATCAAAGAGTGCAAGTTAGCTATTACAAACTACAGTGTAAGACAGGGGAGGCCTTGTAAATTTGTGAAGCAGGATTTGGTTAGATTGAGGGCAATATGTAGAAGCGAAGGCTGCAATTGGCATATTTATGCTagaaaatttgatagagaaggAAGTGTGCAAATTAGGACATTTGAGGACACTCACAAATGTGgctttacatatcaaaatccACTTGTAAATTCTGGTTGGGTTGGTAGAAAGTATTGTGAGGAGTTTAGATCCAATCCTAAGGTAGATGTGGAGCATTTTAGAAAAACAGTGATGAAGGAAAACAAATGCTCCTTCACAAAAAAACAAACATATAGGGCTAGACAAAAGGCTTTGGACATTATTCATGGTAGTGAAAGTGACCAATACAGCAAGTTAGGACCGTACATGCATGAAATTCAGAAATCTAATCCTGGTAGTTCTATCATATTAAAGACTGTGGATGGCACTTCAAAAGGGCAACAAAGATTCCAAAGACTTTACATGTGTTTTCATGGAGTGAAACAAGGATTTTTGGTTGGGTGTAGGACGTTGATTGGGGTAGATGGCACATTTTTGAAAGGAATAGCAGGGGGTGTTCTATTGATTGCTGTTGGACTAGATGGTAATAATGGCATTTTTCCTATTGCATATGCTATAGTTGAGGGTGAAAACAAGGAATCCTGGACATGA